In Halopiger aswanensis, the DNA window GATCGAGATTCCGAACTTCGAGTACGGCGACGAGCCCGTCCTGAACTCGAGGCAGGCCCTCGCGCTCGAGTCGGTTCCCGACTCGATGGTCGTCGTTGGCGCCGGCTACATCGGGATGGAACTGGCCAGCGTCTTCGCCAAGCTGGGGACCGACGTGACGGTGATCGAGATGCTCGACTCGATCCTCCCCGGCTACGACGACGACCTCAAGCGCCCCGTCAAACAGCGGGCCGAGGAGCTGGGTATCGAGTTCGAGTTCGGCTACACGGCCTCGGAGTGGCACGAGCGAGCCGACGGCGACGGGATTCGGGTCGTCGCCGAGCCGGCGGATCGGGCCGCCGCCGACGGCGGCGCTGCAGCCGGTGAGACGGACGCAGACACGGACGCCGAAGCCGAACCCCTCGAGCTCGACGCCGAGAAGGTGCTCGTCGCGGTCGGACGAGAACCCGTTTCCGATACGCTCGCCCTCGCCGAGGCGGGCGTCGAGACCGACGACCGCGGCTTCATCGACACCGACTCGCAGGCCCGAACGAACGTCGACCACATCTTCGCCGTCGGCGACGTCGCCGGCGAGCCGATGCTCGCCCACAAGGGCAGCGCGGAGGGACAGGTCGCCGCCGCGGTCATCGCCGGCGAACCCGCGGCGATCGACCACCAGGCGATGCCAGCCGTCGTCTTCACCGATCCCGAAATCGCGACCGTCGGTATGACCGAATCCGATGCAGCGGAAGCCGGGTTCGACCCCGTTACCGGCGTGTTCCCCTTCCGCGCCAGCGGTCGCGCGCTGACGACCGGCGAGAGCGACGGCTTCGTCAAGATCGTCGCCGAATCCGACGAGGGCTATCTGCTCGGCGCGTCCGTCGTCGGCCCGGAAGCGTCCGAACTCATCGGCGAACTCGGGCTCGCAGTCGAACTCGGCGCGACGCTCGAGGACGTCGCCTCGACGGTCCACGCCCATCCGACCCTCTCCGAGTCGGTGATGGAAGCCGCGGAGAACGCGCTCGGTCGCGCGATTCACACGCTCAATCGCTGATCGGCCCCCACCGATTCGCCGTCCATACGTCTGCCTCTCCGGTCTCACCCGGTTTCGAATTCTCGCCCACGACGCTCGCACGGGTGCTCGAGTTCCCACCCCCTGAGAAATAGGGTACTACCCCTTCAGTAGGCGGTTCTTCTCGTTGAGTGTGACAATGACGTCTAACACCTCCTCTTCCGGGATGCGACGCCGAACCGTCCTCTCGATCGCGGGTGCGGGCGCCCTCGGCTCGCTCGCGGGCTGTCTCTCTACCCTCTCGAGCGGCGACGCTGCCGGTAGTGACGGACCGGAATCCGACAGCACCGACGACGGTTCCGACGAGGACGCGCCGCTGACCGACTACGAGTACACCGCACCGCCACAGATCGTCGACCTCGCTGAACAGAACCACCAGTCGACGCTCCGGACCGTCCCCGCGCGCCACCAGCTCGTCACCGACGAGGCAAAGGGCGGGCCCGTGGAACTCCCCGAGGTCTGGGCCTGGCAGGCCGACGACCTCGAGCCGAGCGTCCCCGGTCCGATCTACCGTATGCAGGAGGGGGAAACGTTCGAACTCACCTTCGAGAACTCTGAGCACGACCGCCCGCACACCGTCCACGTCCACGCGGTCGGCAAGTCGTGGAG includes these proteins:
- the lpdA gene encoding dihydrolipoyl dehydrogenase; this translates as MVVGDVTTGTDVLVIGAGPAGYVAAIRAGQLDLDVTLVEKDAYGGTCLNYGCIPSKALITATDIAHEARHAEEMGIHADPAIDLAGMVGWKDDVVDQLTGGVEKLCKANGVNLLEGTATFVDETTVRVSHSGEGQGSETLEFEHAIVATGSRPIEIPNFEYGDEPVLNSRQALALESVPDSMVVVGAGYIGMELASVFAKLGTDVTVIEMLDSILPGYDDDLKRPVKQRAEELGIEFEFGYTASEWHERADGDGIRVVAEPADRAAADGGAAAGETDADTDAEAEPLELDAEKVLVAVGREPVSDTLALAEAGVETDDRGFIDTDSQARTNVDHIFAVGDVAGEPMLAHKGSAEGQVAAAVIAGEPAAIDHQAMPAVVFTDPEIATVGMTESDAAEAGFDPVTGVFPFRASGRALTTGESDGFVKIVAESDEGYLLGASVVGPEASELIGELGLAVELGATLEDVASTVHAHPTLSESVMEAAENALGRAIHTLNR